ATTACCGCATTGTCGAGCCACACCTCGGCGAACTGATGAGTTGCATCGAGGGGCGATTTGGCAAGGGTTGAGCCGCCTCTCTTTTTTCCCTTATATGTCGTTATGTATCGATATTGCGACACATACACCGAGTGACGTCAGACGAGGAGCTTTGAAATGGAAGCGACCATCACCCCCCAGGATCTGGCGAATTTGCGCGAGCGCGATGCGTCACTGACCTTGATCGACGTGCGGACCCCGCCGGAGTTCGACGCCATGCACGTGCCCTGGGCCAAAAACGTACCGCTCGACCAGTTGACCCTCGAGGCGTTGCGCGCCGCCGGCTGCACGACCCAGCACACGCTCTATGTCATCTGTCGCTCCGGCAGCCGAGGCAAGCAGGCGTGTCAGCGACTCGCAAGTTTCGGCTGCGCACAGGTCGTCAACGTGGCGGGCGGCACGCTCGCCTGGGATGCGGCCGGATTACCGCTCGATCGCGGCCTGCCGTCCATGCCGCTCGATCGGCAAGTGCGCGTGGTGATCGGTTCCTTGGTCGTGTTCGGCGCCGTGTTGGCCTTGGCCGTCGATGTGCGGTGGAGCTGGCTGGCTGCGGCCATGGGCGCCGGGCTCATCTATGCCGGACTGACGGACGATTGCCCGATGGCCAATCTGGTGGCAAAAATGCC
This Pirellulales bacterium DNA region includes the following protein-coding sequences:
- a CDS encoding rhodanese-like domain-containing protein — its product is MEATITPQDLANLRERDASLTLIDVRTPPEFDAMHVPWAKNVPLDQLTLEALRAAGCTTQHTLYVICRSGSRGKQACQRLASFGCAQVVNVAGGTLAWDAAGLPLDRGLPSMPLDRQVRVVIGSLVVFGAVLALAVDVRWSWLAAAMGAGLIYAGLTDDCPMANLVAKMPWNRGQRATGEGPRCTTG